The following proteins come from a genomic window of Nitrosopumilaceae archaeon AB1(1):
- a CDS encoding CFI-box-CTERM domain-containing protein produces the protein MQRLLFTKYLGKSADDKKLVEIIASPSSDDAFVTISSSKLGVIKTQLSLTQPYSDRVVYLGLVSSDERFVFVKASVYSNTFFTSEQKLVDISQPTGSITFDSTLPVTSTGTIMDDNTIKDDKTIKDDDIMMDDKTIKDDDIMMDDKTIKDDKTIKDDKTIKDDKTIKDDNSTTTSPGKGGCLIATAVYGTELSQQVQMLREIRDTTLMTSLPGISFITSFNQIYYTFSPVIADAERENPLLREIIQTILYPLLSSVSIMTMVDDSENSVLALGLLVIAINLLIYVGLPTLAFVYLHKKIKSVKLVS, from the coding sequence TTGCAGAGGCTATTATTCACAAAGTATCTTGGGAAGTCAGCTGATGATAAAAAACTAGTTGAAATTATTGCTAGCCCATCATCTGATGATGCTTTTGTTACTATTAGTAGTTCCAAACTAGGAGTAATTAAAACTCAACTCTCCCTAACACAGCCCTACTCTGATAGAGTCGTCTATTTGGGTCTAGTGTCTTCTGATGAACGCTTTGTATTTGTAAAGGCTAGCGTATACTCTAATACTTTCTTTACAAGTGAACAAAAATTAGTAGATATTTCTCAACCCACCGGTTCCATCACTTTTGATTCTACATTACCTGTTACATCTACCGGTACCATAATGGACGATAATACCATAAAGGATGATAAAACCATAAAGGATGATGATATTATGATGGACGATAAAACCATAAAGGATGATGATATTATGATGGACGATAAAACCATAAAGGATGATAAAACCATAAAGGATGATAAAACCATAAAGGATGATAAAACCATAAAGGATGATAACTCTACTACCACTTCTCCTGGTAAAGGTGGTTGTCTAATCGCAACAGCAGTATATGGAACTGAGCTTTCACAACAAGTACAAATGCTCAGAGAGATACGTGATACAACTTTAATGACTAGTCTACCTGGAATATCCTTCATAACATCATTCAACCAAATCTATTACACCTTTTCACCTGTAATTGCAGATGCTGAGCGTGAAAACCCTCTACTGCGTGAAATAATTCAGACTATTCTATATCCTCTACTCTCTAGTGTATCTATAATGACGATGGTAGATGACTCGGAGAATAGTGTGTTGGCTTTGGGATTACTTGTAATTGCTATCAACTTGCTAATTTATGTTGGTCTACCAACATTGGCATTTGTTTATCTACATAAAAAAATTAAATCTGTCAAACTCGTATCTTAA
- a CDS encoding multicopper oxidase domain-containing protein yields MIKRYSIIFSAIAVTIIGATLLGGTFTQAQMFGQSFTIDTTAIGSAVHEMNGLRLVLPEAFGATDCADIEDGRNVVEFNLVGTSVELPIMGGGTYNAMTFNGQVPGPTLRVTQGDVIMMTLTVPSGEPTPHGNDMHTSQMSASNFGSVSPGESRTYCYIAEVSGAFKYHCSGVDVAAMDQHVLSGMYGVVIVDPLNGYKKLAVAKTAISDGEVIIKRTIYTPDALEFVLQYNQLYITEDGYYDMASMMKHQQTQTVVNGMALGYVPNEGHNELIKGDPNDNIFVLQPWNSADLAQYQSQLLFVETGQHVRFFIENQGNEPVFWHVVGEIIDRVVQGNRVQAQGTETWLLGGSQNMIADIVFDEPGVYAAVNHDYAAIFSGAATIIVAGDPFGLNEQLGTNAASYAELLGNPSDSIPPMGKNSIEHPMQNLHGLYTDXESAEIQSELGI; encoded by the coding sequence ATGATAAAACGATACAGTATAATTTTTTCAGCTATTGCAGTAACAATAATTGGTGCAACTCTGCTAGGTGGAACATTCACACAGGCACAAATGTTTGGTCAGTCTTTCACTATAGACACAACAGCTATAGGTTCGGCCGTACATGAGATGAACGGATTAAGACTGGTATTACCAGAAGCATTTGGCGCAACAGATTGTGCAGATATTGAGGATGGACGTAATGTTGTAGAATTTAATCTAGTCGGTACAAGTGTAGAACTACCAATAATGGGTGGTGGCACATATAACGCCATGACATTTAATGGTCAAGTTCCAGGTCCAACTCTACGTGTTACACAAGGTGATGTTATAATGATGACTTTGACAGTACCATCTGGCGAACCTACTCCACACGGAAATGATATGCACACGTCTCAAATGTCTGCTAGTAACTTCGGTTCAGTCTCACCAGGAGAATCCAGAACTTACTGTTACATCGCAGAGGTTTCAGGGGCATTCAAATATCACTGTTCAGGTGTTGATGTAGCAGCAATGGATCAACATGTCTTATCTGGCATGTATGGTGTTGTCATTGTAGACCCATTGAACGGTTACAAAAAACTAGCAGTTGCTAAAACCGCAATTAGTGATGGAGAAGTTATAATTAAACGTACTATATACACTCCAGATGCACTTGAATTTGTACTCCAATATAATCAACTATACATAACTGAAGACGGATACTATGACATGGCATCTATGATGAAACATCAACAAACACAAACTGTTGTTAATGGTATGGCACTAGGCTATGTACCAAATGAAGGACACAATGAATTAATCAAAGGTGATCCAAATGACAACATCTTTGTTTTGCAACCATGGAACTCTGCAGACTTGGCACAGTATCAATCACAATTACTATTTGTTGAAACTGGCCAACACGTAAGATTCTTCATAGAGAACCAAGGTAATGAGCCAGTATTTTGGCACGTTGTAGGTGAAATCATCGATAGAGTTGTACAAGGCAATCGAGTTCAAGCACAAGGCACTGAAACATGGCTACTAGGAGGATCACAAAACATGATCGCCGACATAGTATTTGATGAACCAGGTGTTTATGCAGCTGTCAATCACGATTATGCCGCAATCTTTTCAGGAGCTGCAACAATTATTGTTGCCGGTGATCCATTTGGATTAAATGAGCAACTAGGAACCAACGCTGCATCTTATGCAGAGTTGTTGGGTAATCCTAGTGATTCTATCCCCCCAATGGGCAAAAACAGTATAGAGCATCCAATGCAAAATTTGCATGGTCTATACACTGATGANGAGAGTGCAGAAATTCAGTCAGAACTAGGTATTTAG
- a CDS encoding pyridoxamine 5'-phosphate oxidase family protein, with translation MQHVGKLKIKSMDKIREFLNEEHVGRIASIDDKGYPQIIPMNFVYLHDCIYMHSYHRGEKLENILQCSKVGFEVDRELEFLPSYFKNPHDASLADTLYISVVIKGNGELVADMKEKTVALNGLMAKYQPEGRYDLVNSDDKVVDAVAVIKIIPDIITGKYNIGQNLSQKDRLILAENILERNSTTAKNTLQIMGFDVVADTLKMNNISEW, from the coding sequence ATGCAACATGTTGGAAAATTAAAAATTAAATCTATGGATAAAATTAGAGAGTTTCTAAATGAGGAACACGTCGGTAGAATTGCAAGTATTGATGATAAAGGATATCCACAGATAATACCTATGAATTTTGTTTATCTGCATGATTGTATCTATATGCATTCATATCATAGAGGTGAGAAATTAGAGAACATATTACAATGCTCAAAGGTGGGTTTTGAGGTAGATAGAGAATTAGAGTTTCTTCCATCATACTTTAAAAATCCACACGACGCGTCTCTTGCTGATACTCTATACATTAGTGTGGTGATTAAAGGTAATGGAGAATTGGTAGCGGATATGAAAGAAAAGACAGTTGCGTTAAACGGATTGATGGCAAAATATCAACCAGAAGGCAGGTATGATTTGGTGAATAGTGATGATAAAGTAGTTGATGCTGTAGCAGTGATAAAGATTATTCCTGATATAATTACTGGGAAATATAATATTGGACAAAATTTATCACAAAAAGATAGATTAATTCTTGCAGAGAATATACTTGAGCGTAACTCTACTACTGCAAAAAACACATTGCAAATAATGGGATTTGATGTAGTTGCCGATACATTGAAGATGAATAATATCTCTGAATGGTAA
- a CDS encoding tRNA (N(6)-L-threonylcarbamoyladenosine(37)-C(2))-methylthiotransferase, which translates to MANIRIEAYGCSASFADSEIISGLITNGGHTITQNPKDADLNLIVTCSVKDATASKMIHRMKTLSSRPLVVAGCLSKAEPNTVQKLVPKASLLGPNSLGSTLDVVNSALQGRKKISLNHDHFSKVGIPKIRLNPIVGIVEIASGCMSECTFCQTKLAKEELQSYRMGDIVRQIKQDITDGCKEIWLTSTDNGCYGLDINTTLPELIQNITEIPGDYKIRVGMMNPMYMAKISDELLKAYDDSHIYKFLHIPVQSGSDKVLHGMKRGHTRNTFENIVKKFRSKFTDMTISTDIIVGFPTEGREYLQDTITLLKNTKPEIVNLSKFSNRPGTFANDLTQLDSQEIKRRSKQITEIINKISEDCNRKWLNRVEDVQFVEESTEGVRGRNFAYKSIYVKKGAKLGKQHRVKITKCTRHALYGNIVC; encoded by the coding sequence ATGGCAAATATTCGGATTGAGGCATATGGGTGTTCGGCAAGTTTTGCAGATTCAGAGATTATATCTGGATTAATTACTAATGGAGGTCATACAATAACACAAAATCCAAAAGACGCAGATTTGAATTTGATAGTTACGTGCTCTGTAAAAGATGCAACTGCAAGTAAAATGATACATCGTATGAAAACACTATCGAGCAGACCACTAGTTGTAGCTGGATGCTTATCGAAGGCAGAGCCGAACACCGTACAAAAGTTGGTTCCAAAAGCAAGCCTTTTGGGCCCAAATTCTTTAGGAAGTACATTAGATGTTGTAAATTCTGCGCTACAAGGTAGGAAAAAAATATCCCTCAATCATGATCATTTCAGTAAGGTCGGTATTCCGAAGATACGTCTGAACCCAATAGTTGGAATAGTGGAAATTGCAAGTGGATGTATGAGTGAATGTACATTTTGTCAAACCAAATTAGCCAAAGAAGAACTGCAAAGTTATCGAATGGGGGATATCGTACGACAAATCAAACAAGATATCACAGATGGATGCAAAGAGATTTGGCTTACATCAACAGATAATGGGTGTTATGGTTTGGATATCAATACCACATTGCCAGAATTAATTCAAAATATTACAGAGATTCCAGGAGATTATAAAATACGTGTTGGCATGATGAATCCTATGTATATGGCAAAGATAAGTGACGAGTTGTTAAAAGCATATGATGACTCACACATATACAAATTCTTACACATACCAGTACAAAGCGGTAGTGATAAAGTATTGCATGGCATGAAAAGAGGTCATACAAGAAACACATTTGAAAATATTGTAAAAAAATTCCGCTCAAAATTTACAGACATGACAATTTCAACAGATATTATAGTTGGTTTTCCAACAGAGGGTAGAGAATATTTACAAGATACCATCACTTTGTTAAAGAATACAAAACCAGAAATAGTAAATCTATCAAAGTTTAGCAATAGACCGGGGACTTTTGCCAATGATTTAACCCAATTGGATTCTCAAGAGATAAAAAGACGCAGTAAACAAATTACAGAAATCATCAACAAGATATCTGAGGATTGTAATCGTAAGTGGTTGAACAGAGTTGAAGATGTACAATTTGTAGAGGAGTCCACAGAGGGGGTTCGTGGAAGGAATTTTGCATACAAGTCAATCTATGTAAAAAAAGGTGCCAAATTGGGAAAACAGCACAGAGTAAAAATTACCAAATGTACCAGACACGCATTATACGGAAATATTGTTTGTTAA
- a CDS encoding DUF2341 domain-containing protein, whose translation MGNGLNFDGVDNNNGDYLDLPDLEGSLFHNTDFTISAWANIDAIKSQARIVDFGNGERQDNILFAYYELIHGLRYNMLQGAYSLGIAVRGVLQTGQWAHFTVVHESSGTATIYKNGASITSDTVHTSLDVNRASNYIGRSNWGTDSYFDGKFDEFRLSSTARSADWIATEYANQNSPSTFFTISAPEDRSVAITFAITNTQGDNIIITFSENIIYSVIPTTDFTLTGTSATIDSITSNSSSITLNLRGNLLANEIITISYTKTSGGINSTQNTDITLENFVNQPITNNVLPPPIFVSAYTNQQGDNITVNFDKVVTLTNTASPTDFAVNILGIATTSITRHNDTAINLTLDSNIPPVLPLTVSYNQTTSSITNVNNLSLANFTNQPITNNVLPPPIFVNAYTNQRGDNITVNFDKVVTLTNTTSLTDFAVNISGIATTSITRHNDTAINLTLDSNIPPVLPLTVSYNQTTSSITNVNNLSLANFTNQPITNNVLPPPIFVNAYTNQRGDNITVNFDKVVTLTNTTSPTDFAVSISGIATTSITRHNDTAINLTLDSNIPPVLPLTVSYNQTTSSITNVNNLSLANFTNQPITNNVLPPPIFVNAYTNQRGDNITVNFDKVVTLTNTTSPTDFAVSISGIATTSITRHNDTAINLTLDSNIPPVLPLTVSYNQTTSNITNVNDLSLANFTNQPITNNVQFFDLPSLWDTRQKITINSNQITTTLQNFTLLVSISDSALNNSAVLPNGADIIFTSSDGFTILQHEIESFTNNATTGTLVAWVRLPTLSNTSDTILYMYYNVSLAATIIHDNVWDSDYEIIYHMD comes from the coding sequence ATTGGTAATGGACTAAACTTTGATGGAGTAGACAACAACAACGGAGATTATCTTGATCTTCCAGACTTGGAAGGTAGTCTATTCCACAATACAGACTTTACCATCTCGGCATGGGCAAATATTGATGCCATTAAAAGTCAGGCTAGAATCGTTGATTTTGGCAATGGTGAGAGACAAGACAATATTCTATTTGCTTACTATGAACTTATCCATGGTTTAAGATATAATATGCTACAGGGTGCCTACTCTCTGGGTATCGCAGTTAGAGGCGTTTTGCAGACAGGTCAATGGGCACACTTTACAGTTGTACATGAATCATCAGGTACAGCAACTATCTACAAAAATGGCGCCTCAATTACTAGTGATACCGTACATACATCTCTTGATGTGAATAGAGCATCAAACTATATCGGAAGATCCAATTGGGGAACTGATTCCTACTTTGATGGCAAATTCGATGAATTCCGACTATCATCTACTGCTCGCTCTGCAGACTGGATTGCAACAGAGTATGCAAATCAAAACTCTCCTTCTACTTTCTTTACTATATCTGCACCTGAAGATAGAAGTGTAGCGATAACTTTTGCTATTACCAACACACAAGGTGATAACATTATAATTACTTTTAGTGAAAACATTATCTATTCGGTTATTCCTACTACTGACTTTACTCTTACTGGTACATCTGCTACAATAGATAGTATAACATCAAACTCCTCTTCAATTACTCTGAATTTAAGAGGAAATCTCTTGGCAAATGAAATCATCACTATCTCATATACTAAAACTAGTGGTGGAATAAACTCTACTCAAAATACAGACATAACACTAGAAAACTTTGTGAATCAACCAATCACTAATAATGTTCTACCACCTCCAATTTTTGTTAGTGCTTATACAAACCAGCAAGGTGACAATATTACTGTCAACTTTGATAAAGTAGTCACTCTTACCAATACCGCTTCTCCAACTGACTTTGCAGTAAATATTTTAGGTATTGCTACAACTAGTATAACTAGACATAATGACACTGCCATCAATCTAACACTAGACTCTAACATTCCACCTGTATTACCATTAACAGTATCATATAATCAAACAACTAGTAGTATTACAAACGTAAATAATTTATCACTTGCAAACTTTACAAATCAACCAATCACTAATAATGTTCTACCACCTCCAATCTTTGTTAACGCTTACACAAACCAGCGAGGTGACAACATAACTGTCAACTTTGATAAAGTAGTCACTCTTACCAATACCACTTCTCTAACTGACTTTGCAGTAAATATTTCAGGTATTGCTACAACTAGTATAACTAGACATAATGACACTGCCATCAATCTAACACTAGACTCTAACATTCCACCTGTATTACCATTAACAGTATCATATAATCAAACAACTAGTAGTATTACAAACGTAAATAATTTATCACTTGCAAACTTTACAAATCAACCAATCACTAATAATGTTCTACCACCCCCAATCTTTGTTAACGCTTACACAAACCAGCGAGGTGACAACATAACTGTCAACTTTGATAAAGTAGTCACTCTTACCAATACCACTTCTCCAACTGACTTTGCAGTAAGTATTTCAGGTATTGCTACAACTAGTATAACTAGACATAATGACACTGCCATCAATCTAACACTAGACTCTAACATTCCACCTGTATTACCATTAACAGTATCATATAATCAAACAACTAGTAGTATTACAAACGTAAATAATTTATCACTTGCAAACTTTACAAATCAACCAATCACTAATAATGTTCTACCACCTCCAATCTTTGTTAACGCTTACACAAACCAGCGAGGTGACAACATAACTGTCAACTTTGATAAAGTAGTCACTCTTACCAATACCACTTCTCCAACTGACTTTGCAGTAAGTATTTCAGGTATTGCTACAACTAGTATAACTAGACATAATGACACTGCCATCAATCTAACACTAGACTCTAACATTCCACCTGTATTGCCATTAACAGTATCATATAATCAAACAACTAGTAATATTACAAACGTGAATGATTTATCACTTGCAAACTTTACAAATCAACCAATCACTAATAATGTTCAATTTTTTGATTTACCTTCCTTGTGGGATACTAGACAGAAAATTACTATTAACAGTAACCAAATAACTACAACTCTTCAAAACTTTACCCTTCTAGTAAGTATCTCTGATTCTGCTTTGAACAATTCAGCTGTTCTGCCTAACGGAGCCGATATTATTTTCACTAGCAGTGATGGATTTACTATATTACAGCATGAAATTGAGTCATTTACTAATAATGCTACTACCGGTACTCTAGTAGCTTGGGTTCGTCTACCTACTTTGAGCAATACCAGTGATACCATACTCTACATGTATTATAATGTCTCATTAGCGGCAACTATTATACATGATAATGTTTGGGATTCAGACTATGAAATAATTTATCACATGGATTAA
- a CDS encoding DUF5011 domain-containing protein — MGNGLNFYGLYPDYVNYLDLPDLAGSLFYNTDFTISVWANIGGNRGFARFVDFGNGLAQDNIVFQSPILDYSPYANTDLTYDMLRGNVSQNVTISGVLQKGQWAYFTVVHESSGTATIYHNGTSITSGAVHTSNDVNRTTNYIGKINWVFNQFFNGKLDEFRLSSTARSADWIATEYANQNSPSTFFTISTPEDRSVVITSAITNTQGDNIIITFNENITYSATITDFALNGTSATIDSITSNSSSITLNLSRNLLANETIIISYTKTSGGINSTQNTDITLENFVNQPVINNISDTTPPVITLNGNNVVYVELGSSYSEQNATTDDGSPVTIGGDTVNSSLVGNYTVTYDSVDSAGNNATQVNRLVIVSDTIPPVITLNGNSTITLFVGSTYNEQNATTDDNSPVTIGGDTVNSSLKGNYTVTYNSVDSAGNNATQVDRTVIISDAPDDTPPVITLIGNATVYVELGSSYSEQNATTDDGSPVTIGGDTVNSSLVGNYTVTYDSVDSAGNNATQVNRLVIVSDTIPPVITLNGNSTITLFVGATYNEQNATTDDNSPVTISGDTVNSSLVGNYTVTYDSVDSAGNNATQVNRLVIVSDTIPPVITLNGNSTITLNINSTYNEQNATTDDDSPIVIGGDTVNSSLVGNYTVTYDSVDSAGNNATQVNRTIVVSDTIPPVITLNGSSTITLNINSTYNEQNATTDDDSPIVIGGDTVDTDTVGNYTITYNSVDSAGNNAVQVNRIIVVRDTIRPTVVNTPIYDTLAHTLTVTFSENVIIPNSSRLGITSGAFTTTNVDSTNNPTLVFTFSNNISEHVVNTNLQHSSGANVHFPTDSVLDAVNNGIFNTENSLNVQSNVTSSDQMVSPTLLHIDVPLIVTPEHQNVTINYIATTLNTTNITAGLTAKLVSTNDITVMIPTSTIITHDGTWDSQFLAPRTATITVPSTTAGQTTTSHVTITAITLGDVTIDLNLGDTVVSIVFENQGGNNYNAYYVNTIGSTPTQMSSCGTSNIAEINTLLTTTSTNECFVDDNTHVTIYTTHLSTYALTSSTGATSTQVPAPIPFTSSGDGSSSGGGGAGRIFTGGQAPIIAEAIIHKVSWEVS; from the coding sequence ATTGGTAATGGATTAAACTTTTATGGATTATACCCAGACTACGTAAATTATCTTGATCTTCCAGACTTGGCAGGTAGTCTATTCTACAATACAGACTTTACCATCTCGGTATGGGCAAATATTGGTGGCAATAGAGGTTTTGCTAGATTCGTTGATTTTGGCAATGGTCTGGCACAAGACAATATTGTATTTCAAAGCCCTATATTGGATTATTCCCCTTATGCTAACACGGATTTGACATATGATATGCTAAGAGGTAACGTATCTCAGAATGTCACAATTAGTGGTGTTTTGCAGAAAGGTCAATGGGCATACTTTACAGTTGTACATGAATCATCAGGTACAGCAACTATTTATCACAATGGTACCTCAATTACTAGTGGTGCTGTGCATACATCTAATGATGTGAATAGAACAACAAACTATATTGGAAAAATCAATTGGGTATTTAATCAATTCTTTAATGGCAAATTAGATGAATTCCGACTATCATCTACTGCTCGCTCTGCAGACTGGATTGCAACAGAGTATGCAAATCAAAACTCTCCTTCTACTTTCTTTACTATATCTACACCTGAAGATAGAAGTGTAGTGATAACTTCTGCTATTACCAATACACAAGGTGATAACATTATAATTACTTTTAATGAAAACATTACTTACTCGGCCACTATAACCGACTTTGCTCTTAATGGAACATCTGCTACAATAGATAGTATAACATCAAACTCCTCTTCAATTACTCTGAATTTAAGCAGAAATCTCTTGGCAAATGAAACCATAATTATCTCATATACTAAAACTAGTGGTGGAATAAACTCTACTCAAAATACTGACATAACACTAGAAAACTTTGTGAATCAACCTGTAATTAACAACATTTCAGATACTACTCCCCCAGTAATCACACTGAATGGTAATAATGTCGTTTATGTAGAACTTGGCTCATCCTACTCTGAGCAAAACGCCACTACTGATGATGGCTCTCCAGTAACAATTGGTGGTGACACTGTAAATTCATCTCTCGTGGGAAATTATACCGTCACCTATGACTCTGTTGATTCAGCAGGAAATAATGCCACCCAAGTGAATAGGCTTGTAATTGTTAGTGACACTATTCCCCCAGTAATCACACTGAATGGCAATAGTACCATAACACTATTTGTTGGCTCTACATATAATGAGCAAAACGCCACTACTGATGATAACTCTCCAGTAACAATTGGTGGTGACACTGTAAATTCATCTCTCAAGGGAAATTATACCGTCACATACAACTCTGTTGATTCAGCAGGAAATAATGCCACCCAAGTTGATAGAACTGTAATAATTTCTGATGCACCAGATGATACTCCCCCAGTAATCACACTAATTGGTAATGCTACTGTTTATGTAGAACTTGGCTCATCCTACTCTGAGCAAAACGCCACTACTGATGATGGCTCTCCAGTAACAATTGGTGGTGACACTGTAAATTCATCTCTCGTGGGAAATTATACCGTCACCTATGACTCTGTTGATTCAGCAGGAAATAATGCCACCCAAGTGAATAGGCTTGTAATTGTTAGTGACACTATTCCCCCAGTAATCACACTGAATGGCAATAGTACCATAACACTATTTGTTGGCGCTACATATAATGAGCAAAACGCCACTACTGATGATAACTCTCCAGTAACAATTAGTGGTGACACTGTAAATTCATCTCTCGTGGGAAATTATACCGTCACCTATGACTCTGTTGATTCAGCAGGAAATAATGCCACCCAAGTGAATAGGCTTGTAATTGTTAGTGACACTATTCCCCCAGTAATCACACTGAATGGTAATAGTACCATAACACTAAACATAAACTCTACATATAATGAGCAAAACGCCACTACTGATGATGACTCTCCTATCGTCATTGGTGGTGACACTGTAAATTCATCTCTCGTGGGAAATTATACCGTCACCTATGACTCTGTTGATTCAGCAGGAAATAATGCCACCCAAGTGAATAGAACTATAGTTGTTAGTGACACTATTCCCCCAGTAATCACACTGAATGGCAGTAGTACCATAACACTAAACATAAACTCCACATATAATGAGCAAAACGCCACTACTGATGATGACTCTCCTATCGTCATTGGTGGTGACACTGTAGATACAGATACTGTAGGCAATTACACCATCACATACAACTCTGTTGATTCGGCAGGAAATAATGCCGTTCAAGTAAATAGAATTATAGTTGTTCGTGACACTATACGACCAACAGTCGTTAATACTCCAATATATGACACTTTAGCACATACTCTAACTGTTACATTTAGTGAAAATGTAATCATACCTAATTCATCACGATTGGGTATAACTTCAGGAGCATTCACTACTACTAATGTTGATTCTACAAACAATCCTACTTTGGTTTTTACTTTTAGTAACAATATATCTGAACATGTGGTTAACACAAATCTACAACATAGTTCTGGAGCTAATGTACATTTTCCTACAGATTCTGTTTTAGACGCTGTAAATAATGGTATATTTAATACAGAAAATAGCTTAAACGTCCAAAGTAACGTTACATCAAGCGATCAGATGGTGTCTCCTACACTTCTTCATATAGACGTACCATTAATTGTTACACCTGAACATCAAAATGTTACTATCAATTATATCGCTACTACTTTAAACACTACTAATATCACTGCAGGATTAACTGCCAAACTTGTATCTACTAATGACATTACAGTCATGATACCTACTAGTACTATTATTACTCATGATGGTACTTGGGATTCGCAATTCCTTGCACCACGTACTGCTACTATTACTGTACCATCTACAACTGCAGGTCAGACTACTACTAGTCATGTAACGATTACAGCTATAACTTTGGGAGATGTAACAATTGATCTCAACCTAGGTGATACAGTTGTATCTATTGTATTTGAAAATCAAGGTGGAAATAATTATAATGCATATTATGTAAATACTATTGGCTCTACACCAACCCAGATGTCATCCTGTGGTACTAGTAATATCGCAGAAATTAATACTCTTTTAACCACTACTTCCACAAACGAATGTTTTGTAGATGACAACACTCATGTAACAATTTACACCACTCACCTATCCACCTATGCTCTAACATCTTCCACCGGTGCCACTAGTACTCAAGTACCTGCACCTATTCCATTTACTAGTAGTGGTGATGGCAGTAGCTCAGGAGGCGGCGGCGCAGGTCGTATATTCACTGGTGGTCAAGCCCCAATAATTGCAGAGGCTATTATTCACAAAGTATCTTGGGAAGTCAGCTGA
- a CDS encoding DUF2341 domain-containing protein, giving the protein MQSVLPNGDDIIFTSSDGFTILQHEIESFTNNATTGTLVAWVRLPTLSNTSDTILYMYYNVSLAATIIHDNVWDSDYEIIYHMD; this is encoded by the coding sequence ATTCAGTCTGTTCTGCCTAACGGAGATGATATTATTTTCACTAGCAGTGATGGATTTACTATATTACAGCATGAAATTGAGTCATTTACTAATAATGCTACTACCGGTACTCTAGTAGCTTGGGTTCGTCTACCTACTTTGAGCAATACCAGTGATACCATACTCTACATGTATTATAATGTCTCATTAGCGGCAACTATTATACATGATAATGTTTGGGATTCAGACTATGAAATAATTTATCACATGGATTAA